In Chiloscyllium plagiosum isolate BGI_BamShark_2017 chromosome 1, ASM401019v2, whole genome shotgun sequence, the sequence GACAGGTAAGGAGCAACTCTCATTGTGACATTGTTTGCAGTAAATAGCTGTCATTTGAAATGATCTTTAAATACTGGCTGCTCCTTCAATGCTGCGCTCAAATTGTAAACCAAGATAAGTGGCGCAACAAATTAATCCACACAATACCCCAGAACTCTTCTTTTCACATACAATATTGAGAAGCTCCATATTGAAAACTTTCACAATGGCTCATGTATAGATATTGCACGAGCTGGTTAGATAGATCCTGGAGTAGTAGGTAGTAGTAGTGGTCACCATGATCTTTTCAGACCatggagctgctctctcattagagagagacaactgctgGTGATTGAACCTGAAGCGCATCATACCTCAGCTGAGTGGAGATATTGAGAAgaacagtccttcatggtaacctcagccagtgtggggatTGTAACCAGGCTGTTGACATCACATTGATTCGCAACCTAACCATCCAGCCCAACTGAGCTAAACCCAACCCTTCCTGGAGTAGGACTAGATTCCATTACTGAACAAATACATGGTCAGCAGAAACACAATTCCCTCCTGCGACTTCGGTACATGATCCAATTTCATCCTAAACCTTGAGGCTACTCCCCTGAGGTAATGTGTGGTGTGGTACCATCCGTGAGGAGAGCTTGGGGAACAATGgcagtgtccctccctctgtccaGCAGTGTCTGAGTCCGACACCAAGCACATGTTGGCCATGGAAGGTACATTTGTAACGTGGTCAAGGAGATTTGATTTTCAGTCGGTAAATCCTGTCATTAGGCCTGATGGCAGGCAGTAAGAGTGGGAGAGGAAGAGTCAACATGCAAGGGACGATAGCAAACGACTGTCAATACTTCATCCATGAGCATTGAACAATCCGAGAGAAGTCTGCAGGCAACCCCTCAAAAACAAGAATGGGAAAAAAGACAGACAAATGACTTCTCAGTGAAACTCAGGGAAAAGTTAATAGAACCTGTATTTTATATGTTTAATTAATCTGGtggcttgtttttaaaaaataaacagtaaaatgaaTGTAAGGGCAGAAGATCATACTTATTTTTTAAATGGACATTTATTAAAGATTTTCTGAAAGGTTTCTCACCAACACAGGTACAAGTCACCTTGAAGTCAAATCTGAAAATATTATGTAAAAATCTTCATGTTGCCTGCACCTGGCAAAATTGCAAGGCAGTGGTACTGACAATCTTCCAGGACCACAAAGGTTATTGTAATAACTGGGAATTTATGAACACCAGAAACAAAATTAAGGACATTGACCTTGTATGCTGGTTGAATGTGAGGTTGTTGAATATTTCACATTATCAAAGATATTTCTGGGAAATTTTTCATAATAGTTCAAGACTCAGGGTCGACTCAAGCAGTTAAAAGCATGTGTAATAGTCTATGATGGAAGGCAAAATCTCGATGGATTGAATGAGCTTGCAGTTTTCTGTTTTGCAGCAGACTGGTAACGATAAGATGATAGTTGGGTGTGATATTGAAAAGGAACAGACTATGGGGCTAATGAATTCATTATTTTCCGAAAGATTCGCAAGTCGCATGCAACCACACTAAAAATGCTGTAATGTGACCTTAGAGGTTTTGTATTGCAATGGGTCTTGCCAGAAGCTCTGGGTTTGAGTCCTTTTCTGGGACtagatggcaggggaaggtggatTTATAAACCAGCTAAACAGATTGATTGTCAATCTGTAAATTAGCCTGTGGCAGTCAGCAAGAGTGAGAGAAACTCCTGGCCAGTCAGGCTTTATGTGGGGTGGGGCAGCCCTTAACTCTGCTGACAGCCCTAATTAAGGAACCTATCTACAGAACAGAGAGAACATGTGCCTCATATGTCATCAGACCCAGGGAAACCTTTATGTGGATTTGATTTTGAAAGGAGTTTGAGATTTAGTTTGATACATTTTAGGTTTGATACTTGTTGCTACAATAGCCAAAAATCTTTGTACCTTGCTTCATACATTTCCACAAGATGGAACCAATGGTACATTCGTCCTTTCCAATTACGTGGTATTCGGAACACTAGTGAGGTTTTGGTAGAACCGCATCATGAAGTTTTAATGAGGAAGTTATAGTTATTTTAACCTATTCAGGCATAGATtgtgggcaaatgggactggagCCTAGTCATTCCAGTTCAAAGATACAGCTGCATTAGTACTGCACAATGGCAACCCTTGAAGCCACATTGTAGATTTAACGTTTTCTTTGGATGACCAGTGACATTGTGAGAATGGAGCTTTCGGAACATCACTGGCATAACCCCTATTCCTGATCCTTCCTAGTGTATACCATGTGGTCCTGGTAACAGGGGCCATTGCTTTGGAGCCAGTATTTGCTGTGGAGAGGGGTTTGGCTGCTACATTGGAACCTCGGAGACCCTGAGGTGTCAGAAGGAAGATTACCTGCTGTCTCCTTGTGAACCCAGTGGCAGAGCCTGCGGCAGCAACGGCGGGAAATGTGCTTCATCTGGAATCTGCTGTACACAGGGTGAGTAATTGGCTCCTCATTTCACATTGTCTCAAAACAATGCCTTCAATATCACAATGAAAAGGGAAAGGAGCTCACTCTGGGATCAAGAAGGTTAATTTTCTGAAGTTGTGCTTTGAAACCGATTATGAATGCGAAGGAGTTGTTTAGAGGAAATGAATCCCAGGTCATTGTGAACGATTAACTATGAAGGTGGAACATGCAGTGCTCCCATCACGGCACCAGTTAGagggcatagaatcatagaggcaaaagtgaggactgctgatgctggaaaccagagtttagatcagagtggtactaaaaaagcacagcaggtcaggcagcatccgaagagcaggaaaatcgaccttcatcaggaatggagcttttttttacttttttaagATCGggttggaatgtgttggtgaagttgatgaactgctcaacctcctcgcgggagcacgaggtggagccgatgcagtcatcaatgtagcggaggaagaggtgaggagtggtgccgatgtaactaggaagatggactgttccatagccgacaaagagacaggcatagctggggcccatacaggtgcccatggctacccctttggtctggaggaagtgggaggattcaaaggagaaattgttaagggagaggaccagttcagccaaacgaatgagagtgtcagtggaagggtactgttgggaacgtcaggagaggaagaaacggagggcttggaggtcctggaggtgtagagggattggatgtccatggtgaagatgaggcgttgggggccggggaaacggaagtcttggaagaggtggagggcatTGGTGGTGTCTTGAATGAATGTGGGGATTTTCTGGACtaaggggggataggacagtgccaaggtaggtagagatgagttcagtggggcaggagcaggctgaaaaaAATGGggcggccagggtggtcaggcttgtgggtcNNNNNNNNNNNNNNNNNNNNNNNNNNNNNNNNNNNNNNNNNNNNNNNNNNNNNNNNNNNNNNNNNNNNNNNNNNNNNNNNNNNNNNNNNNNNNNNNNNNNNNNNNNNNNNNNNNNNNNNNNNNNNNNNNNNNNNNNNNNNNNNNNNNNNNNNNNNNNNNNNNNNNNNNNNNNNNNNNNNNNNNNNNNNNNNNNNNNNNNNNNNNNNNNNNNNNNNNNNNNNNNNNNNNNNNNNNNNNNNNNNNNNNNNNNNNNNNNNNNNNNNNNNNNNNNgggtgaaggggtcctcggaaggtgggcgggagtcctgattgtgaaactaagctcggaggcggaggtggcggaagaagtgttcgacctcacggcgtgtattaaattaatTGATGCTTGGGAggagggggataaaggtaaggcctttgctgaggactgattgttcgtTCTCAGCGAGGGGGAAGTCTGGGgtgatggtgaaaactcggcagagctggtgtaggtgtggagcttggagtgggggcagagcctgtaactggagtgggtgtggtggtgggagaatgggggtggagtcatgagcaggggggatgttcccctcagggttctgggggctccattcatgatgaagggcttttgcccgaaaagttgattttcctgctccttggatgctgcctgacctgctgtgcttttccagcaccactccaatctaaactcatagaatcatagagtcatacagcacggaaacagactcttcggcccaactactccatgccgaccataatctcaaactaaactagttccacctgttcttggcccatattcctcaaacatttctttactcatgtagttatccaaatgtcttttaaatgttgtaactatacccatatccaccactttctctggaagttcattccacacacaaaccattctctgtgtaaataagTTTCTACTCAtcttgtttaaatctttctcctcgcaccttaaaaatgtaccccttagtcttgaaatcccccaccctagggaaaagacatctgtcattctccttatctatacccttcatgattttataaaccctcaacctcctacactcaagagaaaaaaagtcccagcctatccagcatctccttataactcagaccatccattcccagcaatatcctgggaaatcttttctgaacacttaataacatccatcctataacatggtgaccagaactggacacagtactctagaagaggcctcactaacatcccgtacaacttcaacatgacatttTGTCTTAAAGTTTTAGTTTAGGTTCAAAGTGTCGCACTGCATTCACTCACCTTGTATTGTTTACTCTCTTAAATAGCAGTGATACCAAGAAATTAACCCCTTCCAGCTTATCCCAAATGACAGTGGGATAAACTTTCTTCCATAGAGGGAAAGTCAGCTTATGAGGAGCAAGAAGTCTGTACTGTGTGGACCATCCCACTAAGAGTAATGTTTCATTCCCAGACAGCAAAGTTATCGATGGATCTATGAATGTGCGTGAGTTTTGTAAAGAGAATGCTGATCACTTTCAGCCGTCAGTGAAGGCAGGAAACTGGCAGTGGTAGATGGTCCATCTGTACAATGCACTTTACTCCATTCCTCTGTCTTGGTCTAATTTGATGCTATCAGTTTGACCGAGAGGAAGACCCAGCAGAATGTATAATAGGTAGCGGACCCAACATTGCCTGATTTCGTCCTCTGCCCAAAGTTAAAATTactctcttttgtttttattactcattcatgggatatgggcatcactggctgggtcagcatttattgcctgtctctagttgcccttgagaggatgatggtgaactgccttcttgaaccattgcagttcatGTGGTTTTagatagactcacaatgcccttaggaaaggaattctaggattttgacccagcaatagtgaagtaACAGCAATATATGTCCatgtcaagatggtgtgtggcttggagggtaacttgaagttagtggtgttcccatgtatctgctacccttgtctttctagatggaaatggtcatgggtttggagggtactgtctgaggatctttggtgtatttctgtagtgcatcttacaGATGATACACACTGAATATGgagccaatcaagcaagctgctttgtcctgaatggtgggtgaagcttcttgagtgttgttggggctgtacccatccagggcaagtggggagtattctattatattcctgacttctgctttgtagatgttggacaagctttggggagtcaggaggtgagttacttacagGAGTATTGCTAgagtctgacctgttcttgttgccactgtgtttatatggtgaatccaactgagtttctgatcaatgataacccccaagatgttgatagtggggcattcaccgatggcaacaccattgactgtcaaggtTGTCTCTTACTGGTGACGTTTACAgcttgacatttgtgtggtgtgaatgttacttgttccTTGTTAGCCCAAACCatgatattgtccaaatcttgttgcatttggatatgggtTGCTTCAATATCAAGGGAATCACAAATAGTATTGAACTTTGTGCACCTTTGTTAAACatcccccatttctgaccttgtgacggagggaaggtcattgatggagcaactgaagatggttgagcctagaatgctaccctgaggaactcctactgAGATATAATGGGGCCAAATACTCAATCTACCAGGATACTGTGTTTCTATTATAGACTACTTAATCAGAAACTACTTATATGGTATTCATTTGTTTCCCAAAATACAGAACAGGGGAACTTAAGAAACAGGACAAGTGAAACACCCTTCCTGCATCTGCCCTGTCGAGTCCTTGAAGAATTGTATTCAGTTCAATgggatcatctctcattcttctgaactctggaGAATAAAGGCCCACTATTCTCAATCTCTCAAATAAACGTTAAATTCATATCACTTTTACAGTTGTTTCTCTGGTTAGGTCCCAGGAAATAAAGAGAAATATCTTTGTGAAGATTGGTCAGCACACAGCATGAGGCTGACTTAGATGCTTTCAAAGGAACATGAACAAGTGTTTGCCAGAACAGGAGAGGAAATATTCTGAGGTAGAGTGAAAACCTGTGGAGTAAGAACATCAGAACAGGTTAGATGGGTTGAATGCCCTGTTCCAACGCTATATATTCTGCCTAATTCTATCATGTATTCTTATTACAGAGGGCTGTGTCCTGGATCCTATTTGTGATACAAGAAGTGTCTTCTCTTCAGATTAATCTGTGCCTCTGGATAGTCCTGATCACTGTTACAAGATCTGAAGTCCTGAATTGTTACCTGACGTTTGATATCTATAAATGTTGAATACAGACATCTTTTAACGCTAAATAGAAATGATGACTTGTAACAATTTTCAGACACGTGCAGGTGTTTTAAGCTTAATATGAAATAATGCTATAATCTAGGAATAATACCTaacaataattaaataaataaaacaccaccaactgtttatttctttcaaagatgtgtgtgtatttgtttgtgtgtgtgtgtgtgtacggacgtgtttgtgtgtgtgtgtgtgtgcacgtttgtgtgtgtatttggtgtgtttgtgtgagacagtatgtgtatatgtgtgtttgtgtgagagaacATGTTTtcgagcatgtgtgtgtgtgacagcatgtgtgtttgtgtgtgagagagcatgtgtgtgcatgtttgtgtgtgtatttggtgtgtttgtgtgtgtgagagtgcatgtgtgtatgtgtgagacagcatgtgtgtatgcatgtttgtgtgtgagagaacatgtgtgtgcatgcttgagtATGGGTGTGTCAGTCTCAGCAATGTTGCACTCCTTTTGCTCATGCATACACGCATGGTCTCACTTACAGCTGCgcactctctctgtttctcttcagTGTGTAGTATGTCTCTCAGATGCCCTCTCCCTTGTGTATGCACGCACTCCCAGGCTTCCTTTTGCATTCTCATGGTCGCACATTGAGGGGCTGGTGCAAAcgcaatgggacaaatggcctcttcctgcaccgTAACATTTATGTGTTTCTATAGATTAAATGATATCGAGTAAAAAACGTTTAGACACTTTGAGACATTTCTTAAGAGTTTGGCATTTATTAACAAGTTATAGAGTTCCAAAGtgttttcagttttcagtttCTCCACAGTGAGCAGTCCCCAAGTGGAACCTGACCCTGCTCACCCTGACCCTGGATGGTCAcctgaccctccccaccctgacCCTGGATGGTCACCTGACCCTCCCAACCCTGACCCTGGATGGTCACTtgaccctccccaccctgacTCTGGATGATCACCTGACCCATTCTACTCTGGTCCTGGATGGTCACTTGGTCACCCCCCACCCTGATCCTGGACAGTCACCTGACCCTTCCCGATGGTCACCTGGCCTTTTCTGAGTGATAACTGACCCATCCCAATGGACGTATGACCCTTCCCACCCCGTTCCTGGATTGTCATCTGATCCTTGTAAAGGATCCCCAATCACAGCCTCAAGGTGTCCAGCTCTCCAAAACAGTGACCTGACTgttaaaaattacattaattAGACCACAAACCCATAAgctataggaacagaattaggcaatTCAGGCCCATTGGGTCTACCCCACATTCAATCTTGCCTGATATGTTTCTGAAACCCGTTTTCCTAaccactccctgtaacccttgatcttcttttcaatcaagaacctctctttctctgtgttaaatgcactcagtgacctggccaTTCCAATATTTTAtagcaaagagttccacagattcaccaccctctggctgaagaaatgcctctgCATCTCAGTTATgcagggtcatcccttcactctgaggctgtgcagttgggtcctagtctctccaactaTTGGATTCATcgtctccacatccactctacccaggccttgcagtattctgtaagtttcattcagatgtcccctcatccttctaaactctactgaGTACCGACCCAGGGTCCTCAACCATTTCTCCCAGGATTCCTGGGATCACTcttgtaaactttctctggatcccctccaaaaCCAGcacatatctttccttagatatggagcataaaactgctcacaatattccaaatgtggtctgactagagccttatattGCCTCAGCACATCTGTGCTCTTGTATTCTGGCTCTCTCGAAATGAATGCtgtcattgcatttaccttccctcactgccaactgaacctgcatgttaaccttaagagaatcctgaactaggactcccaagtccctttgtgtatcagatttccaaagcctttcactATTTAGAACTTAGTCAATGCTTCTAtccttcctactaaagtgcataacctcccaCATTGCcatattatgttccatctgccgcTTCCTTGACCATTCTTCTAGCCTGCCCAAGTTCTTCTGAAGCTTCCCACTTCCTCATCACTACCTGCCCCTCtatctgtctttgtgtcatct encodes:
- the LOC122555273 gene encoding neurophysin 1-like, producing the protein MQSVYLAVCLLCLICFTSACYINNCPVGGKRSIMDMEIRQCIPCGPGNRGHCFGASICCGEGFGCYIGTSETLRCQKEDYLLSPCEPSGRACGSNGGKCASSGICCTQEGCVLDPICDTRSVFSSD